From Arachis stenosperma cultivar V10309 chromosome 2, arast.V10309.gnm1.PFL2, whole genome shotgun sequence, one genomic window encodes:
- the LOC130962995 gene encoding uncharacterized protein LOC130962995, with the protein MDSPRFENEYIVGVNNFLEFAFVMEKSVGKEIQCPCAKCGNTYWRERDAVYEHLICYGFVEGYKQWTNHGESVIPTVVDTDMDDRGGLDDIDGLLRDAFGNMANLEEGNSGLIEDAKRFYKLVDEAGLELYPNCTTEFSRLSFIIRLYQLKCLHGWSNTSFTSLLELLKEAILDLDIATSFNKAKNMVKELGLDYEKIDACPNDCMLYQNEYINDSVCCIYGESRYNQTPTTDGNEEDFALPNKVHKVAAKILRYFPLIPRLKRLFMCPNTAEALRWHDEQRLKDGCIRHPTDSQAWKNLDSQYPNFSKELRNLRLGLASDGFNPFRTMNVSHSTWPVVLMVYNFSPWMSMKSEYCMLSLIIPGPCSPGNNINIFLQPLIEELKELWVSGIDTYDSFKNETFQMHVALLWTINDFPAYAMLSG; encoded by the coding sequence ttttttagagttTGCCTTCGTAATGGAAAAATCGGTTGGAAAAGAAATTCAATGTCCGTGTGCAAAGTGTGGAAACACTTATTGGCGTGAACGAGACGCCGTATATGAGCATCTTATTTGCTATGGGTTTGTCGAAGGTTATAAACAATGGACTAATCATGGGGAATCAGTAATCCCAACAGTAGTAGATACTGACATGGATGATCGAGGCGGCCTTGATGATATTGACGGGTTGCTACGTGACGCATTTGGAAATATGGCAAATCTTGAGGAGGGGAACAGTGGGTTGATTGAAGATGCGAAGAGATTTTATAAGCTAGTAGACGAAGCAGGTCTGGAATTATATCCGAATTGTACAACTGAATTTTCGAGATTATCATTCATCATTCGTCTTTACCAATTGAAGTGTCTACATGGGTGGAGTAACACATCTTTTACCTCCCTCTTGGAGTTATTGAAAGAAGCTATACTTGATTTGGACATTGCCACTTCTTTTAATAAAGCTAAGAATATGGTTAAAGAGTTGGGTCTTGACTATGAAAAGATTGATGCATGTCCTAATGACTGCATGCTGTATCAGAATGAGTACATAAATGACTCAGTTTGCTGTATCTATGGAGAGTCTCGATATAATCAAACTCCTACTACGGATGGCAACGAAGAGGACTTTGCGCTTCCAAATAAAGTTCATAAGGTTGCTGCGAAAATCTTAAGATACTTTCCTTTAATACCAAGGCTTAAAAGGCTTTTTATGTGCCCAAACACAGCTGAGGCATTGAGGTGGCATGATGAGCAGCGTTTGAAAGATGGTTGCATAAGGCACCCTACTGATAGCCAAGCATGGAAGAACTTGGACAGTCAGTACCCGAACTTTTCAAAAGAACTGCGTAACTTGAGGCTTGGTTTGGCTAGTGACGGTTTTAATCCTTTTCGAACTATGAACGTGTCACACAGCACATGGCCAGTTGTCTTAATGGTGTACAACTTTTCCCCTTGGATGTCCATGAAGTCAGAATATTGCATGCTCTCTTTGATCATACCTGGACCTTGTTCACCAggaaataatattaatatttttttgcaACCATTGATCGAAGAGCTGAAGGAGCTATGGGTGTCAGGGATAGATACATATGATTCTTTTAAGAATGAAACTTTTCAAATGCATGTTGCACTTCTTTGGACAATCAATGATTTTCCAGCGTATGCGATGTTGTCTGGTTAG